The genomic interval GCGCTCGGTCGCCTCGACCTCGGCCCACGCCGCCGCCGAGTCGAGCACCGGGTCTGCCTCCTCCCGCGTCGAACACGCCGCCTCGACGAAGTCCACGGGGTCGCGCGTGAACTGCACGTACCCGCCGCCCCGTTCGGCGAAGTTGCGCCACGTCCGGGTCCGCCCCCACGTCCGGGCCGTCACCGGGTCGTCGGGGGCGCCATCGACCGAAACGCCGCCCTCGGGGGCGTGGAGGCCGAGCGCCGCGACGTTCCACCGCTCGTTCGGGCCGAGCGTCGTCACCACCGACTCCGCGACCCCGTCCCACGCGGCGGGCCACTCCCCGGTCACACCGCCAACCCCCGTTCGAGCGCGACGTACAGCGCCGCGCAGGTGATGTCCGCCGTCGTCCCCGGATTGATACCCCGCTCGACGAACTCCCCCGCGAGCGTCTCGGGGTCCTCCTCGCCGTCGAGACAGGCCCGTGCCCGCTCGCGAGCCTCGCGGGCGGCCTCGGGACCCGACGTGGTCCGGACGAAGCCGTCCTCGCGCTCCGCGAGCAGGCGGAGAAAGGCCCGGGCCCCGCGGTCGGGCGCGGGGCCGTCGTCGTCGAGGATCCGCTCCGCCTCGCGGAACGTCCGCGGGAACCCCTCGCGCCACTCGCGGGCGTTGCCGTCGCCCTCGGAGCGGGCCATGACATCGGCGAGGGTCAGCCCCCGCGCCTCCAGTTCGGGGACGGCGTCGGCGCCCCGGCGCACGTCGAGCGCGTTCGTTCCTTCGGGAGGGTCGGCGACGGCCACGTCCACGTGCTCGAACGCGCGGTAGAAGCCCGCGGCGTCGGCCGTCGTCGTGGCGTCGCAGACCGCACGGACGCCCTCCTCCGAGAGGTCGCCCGCGGCCGCCGCGCGCACGAGCGGCACGAGCAGGAGCAGACAGCCGAACTGCGTGTTGCCGCCCCGCTGGTCGCTCATTCCGGCGACGGCCGCCTCGAACGCCTCGCCGACCGGCGCGCCCGATTCCGCGGCGCGAAGCCCCGCGGCCGACCCGACCGCGCCCGCGAGGAAGTGTTCGAACCTGAGGTCCTCGTGGTCGCGCGCGCGGTCCACGTTGCCCGGCTTGGGCGTGCCCGCGACTTCGAGCAGGAGCGCGAGTTCCGCGTTCTCCGCGTGGGTCCTCACGCCTCGACACCCCCCTCCGCGCGCAGCGCCGCGGCTACCCGCGCTAGGACGCGGAGGTCGTCGGAGGGGCGGCCGACGCTCACCGCGTCCGCGCCGTAGTCGAGGTACTCGCTCACGGAGGCGCGGTCCCGGACGCCGTTGTTGGCGACGAGGAAGAGGTCGCAGGCGTCGCGCACGTCGGCGACGACGGCCTCCGAGTCCATCGCGTCGAGGTGGAGACAGTCCGCGCCCGCGTCCTCCAGTCGGCCGGCGAGCGCCGGGAGGTCCACGCCGGTGACCTCGGCGCGCACCTTCACACTCACGTCGGCGTGGTCGCTCGCCGCGCGGACGTACTCGCACAGGCGGTCGCCGTCGCGCAGGAGGGTCTCGCCCGCGCCGGCGTCGCACATCTCCGCTTGTCGGCAGTGGGCGTTCACCTCCAGTATCGCGCCGCGCTCGCTGGCGACGCGGGCGGCCCGGGCCAGGGGTTCGACGGCCGTCGTCCGGACGTTGACGCCCGCCCGGAGGTCGGCGTCGGCGAGCGCGTCGAGCTGGGCCGCGACGAACGCGACCGGGTCGTCGGGGAGGAACTCGGTGCGGTCGCGGGCGACGAGCGCGCGGGCCGCCTCGCGCGTCGGGCCGTCGAGCGAGACGCCGCCGAGGACGGCACAGCCCGCGTACTCGCTCCCGGCGCGTGCCCACGCCGCGTCGGCCTCGCCCGACAGCGACGCGAGCGCGAGGCGGGGCGCGAACATCACGCCACCTCCCCGAGCGCGCGCTCGACGGCGCGGGCGACCCGGGCGCTGTCCTCGGGCGTGTCGAGCGTCGTGTCCGTGCGCACGACCGGCCGGTGGAGGTCCGTGGGGTCCTCGTCGTCCAGCACGAACGCGTCCGCGAAGCCGTAGGCGTCGGCGACCCCCCGAGTGGAGGGGTCGCGACCCGTCGCGGCCATCAGTTTTCCGGCCGGACCGGAGAACACCTCGTCCCCGACGAACGGGGAGACGGCGACGACGGGCGTGTCATCGAGCGCCCCCCGAAAGGCGTCCATCGCGAGCATCGGGCCGAGCGAGGTGACCGGGTTCGAGGGGCCGACGACCACCGGGTCCGCGAGCGCGTCGAGCACCTCGGGGGTGGGGTCGGCCGTATCCGCGCCGCGGAACTCCACGCGCTCGACCGCCGGCTCGCCGCCGTGTGCGACCCACCACGCCTGGAAGTGCTGGGGGCCGTCGGGCGTGTGGACGATGGTGGCGACGGGGTCGTCGCTCATCGGGAGGACCGGGCGCTCGACGCCGAGCGCCTCGCGGAGGGTGACGGTCGCCTCCGTAAGGGTGTGCCCCTCGTCGATGAGGCCCGTGCGCGTGAGGTGGACCGCGCGGTCGCGGTCCCCGATGAGCATGAACTCCGCAACGCCGGAGAAGCGCCGCCAGCGCGCGATATCGCGGCCCGCCGTCTGGGCGTCGTCGGGGAGGTACCGGGGGCCGTCGGCGAGCCCGGCACGCTCCGCGAACTCCCCGAGCGCGCCGTGGGTCGCCGTCGAGTCGTCGGCGATGCCCCACCACGTCCCGGTGTCGAGTTCGCCCGCGTCGGCGAACAGCTGGGTGTCGAGGTCCGGGCAGACGAGGTGGCCCGCTATCTCGACGTCGTCGCCCGTGTTCGCCACGACGGGCGTCTCGGCGGGCGGGAACGTCTCCGCGGCCCCGTGGAGGAGCTTCGGCGTCCCCGTTCCGCCCGCGAGGAAGGTGACCATACTCGCTTCTACGCGCCCCCCGGTTTGTGGGTTTCGTCGCCGGCGCTCAGAACGGGAAGCCGACGAACAGGAACGCGACCGCGCCGAGGCCGGCACAGACGGCGAAGCTGACGGCGAACGCGCCCGTGTCCCACTTCCGGACGGTCGCGCCGTCGAGCGGGCCGAAGGGAATCATGTTGAAGCCGGCGAGGAAGCCGTTGATGGTGACGCCGAGTTGGCCGACGGAGCCGGCGAGACCGCCGAACAGCAGCAGGGGCGCGAACGCGAACGCGAGCGCGACGTTGACGGCGGGGCCGGCCAGCGCGATGAGGCCGTGCTCGCGCGGCGTGAGGTAGCCGCGGTGGTGGACCGCGCCGGGGGCGGCGAAGATGAAGCCCGCCAGCCCGCCGAGGACGGCCAGCCCGAGCATCCCGTAGTCGGCGCGGAAGGCGGCGACCTGGCCGTAGTGGACCGCGACGACCTTGTGTGCGAGCTCGTGACAGAGGAAGCCGACCCCGACGGTGGCGACGGAGGCGCCGAACACCGTCGCGAGGAAGACGGGCGGGACGGTCGTCGGGTCGGGCAGCAGCGCGCGCCCGGAGAGCCGTATCATGAAGAAGGCGAACGCGAGCGACAGCAGGAGCCACGCGGCGGCGATGTCGCGCACCTCCTCGGGAGCGAAGGTGAGGTTCACAGCAGCCCCGCGATGATGTCGATGCTGTTGCTCGCGCCCTGCACCATGAGCCGGAGCACGTCGTTGAGGGTGTACCCCTCGAACACCTCCGGCAGCAGGACGCTGGCGAAGAACCACGAGCCGATGAACGAGCCGACGTTGGTGAGCGCGACGACGGCGATGAGCCGGAACAGCGGCACCTCCCGCAGGTCGGCGAGCAGGTCGCGGACGGGCCGCTCCTCGTCGCCGATGATATCGTTGAGCGTGCCGATGTCGGCGACGTTGACGTTCAGGTAGCGGAGCTCGACGTAGCCGGCGAACCAGCCGGGCGCGAGCAAGGGATTGACGGAGGTGAGCCACGCGACGGCGCCGCCGACGCCCGCCGACGACCAGTGCGCGCCGGCGAGCTTCGCGAGGCCGGCCGAGAAGACCGCGTTGACGATGAACCACGTGCCGAACAGCCGGAGCAGGAGGTCGCTGGATGCGCCCTCGACTCCGGTGACGGTCGCCATGACGAGCAGGCCGAAGAAGGCGAAGAAGCCGAGCGTGAACAGATAGCCGAACGCCTTGTACACGGAGAAGCCCGACGACTGCGTGCCGACGAGCGACTCCATCGGGGGGAGCGTCTCCGGCGCGTCGAGGTAGCGTTCGATGCCCTCGCGGTGGCCGGCACCGACGACGGCGACGACCCGCTGGCCGGACTCCCGGAGCGCGACCAGCCGGTGGGCGATGAAGGCGTCGCGCTCGTCGATGAGCGCCTCCGCGCCGCCGGGGGAGAACTGCCGGAACTCCTCCATCATCGCCGTTACCACGTCGGCCTCGGTGAGGTCGGACATGTCGAGCTCCTCGTACTCCTCGTCCGGGGCGGTGAGCGCGAACAGCAGGTACAGCGGCGGCGCGAGGAGGGCGGCGCCGACGGCGGCCACGGCGAGGAAGTCGATGAGGCCGAGCAGGAGCCCGAAGGCGCTCTCCGCGAGCCCGGCGGCGACCCCCGGAAGACCGAGCGCCGGCAGGGAGACGGCCGGGACGAGCACGGGACCGAGGAAGGCGACGACCGGGACCGCGAGGAACGCGGCGATGGCCCCGCCGAGCCCGACGGCGACCGCCCCCGGTTCCCCCGCGCCGAGCGCGAGCGAGCCGACCAGCTTCAGCTTCTCGACGGCCGACAGCCGCGCCCAGAACCGCTGGACCGTCGTCTGGATGTCGCGGTCGACGAGCGCCACGTCGATGCCGAGCTCCTCCGCCGTCTCGATGCCGGCGAGCATGTCGGCGCCCGGCGTGATGTCGAACTGGTCGCCGAGGCGCGCCTGCACGTACGAGAGCATCCAGTAGGCGAGGAACTGGAAGACGGTGTTGCCGCGAAGCAGGTCCGCCGCGTCGAGGTCGTCGGGCGTCTCGCCCTTCAGCTGCCGGTAGCGTCCCTCGTCGAGTTCGACGGCGACCACGTCCGGCCGCTCGGCCGCGATGACCCCCTCGACCTCGGCGACGCTGTCGGCGGAGACGTGGGCCGTGCCGACCACCCGGACCTCGCCGGCCGGCGACGACGCCTGTTCGCTCATTACCCCCACGTTCGCCGCCGGGCGTTTGTAGCTGTCGGGCCGCGTCGCCGCCCCCGCGTTTGATTGCCGGGGCGGGCGTCTCTCGGGGCGTGACCGAGGACTCCGACGACCCGTCGGTGCTGGTGGTCGACGACGAGCCGCGGGTCGCGGAGGGGTACGCGACGTGGCTCGCGGACGACTACGAGGTCCGGGTCGCGACCGACGGCGACGAGGCGCTGGCCGAGGTCGCGGGCGCGGGCGTCGTCGTCCTGGACCGGCGGATGCCCGGCCGCTCCGGCGACGAGGTGTTGCGCGCGCTGCGCGAGCGCGACGCCGACTGTCGCGTGGCGATGGCGACCGCCGTCGACCCCGAGCGCGGCGACGCGGCGCTCCCCTTCGACGCGTACCTGACGAAGCCGGTCGAGCGCGACGAACTCAGGGCGACGGTCGAGCGGCTGGCCGCGCTCTCGACGTACGCGGACCGCTTCTACGAGCTGACCTCGCTCCGCGTGCGCCGGAACGTCCTCGAAGTGGAGACGAACGGCGCGGACGAGGAGGTGGCCGAACTGAACGACCGCATCGACGAACTGGAGTCCCGGCTCGCGGCGATAGAGCGCGCCGCGGACATCGAGGGGCGGCCGTCGGTGTGACCCCCTACTTTCAAACGGTGCTCCGGCGTACTTCTGTAGTAACATGAGCGACCGGACGTGCAGACGGGGTGGACCGCCGTGAGCGACGGGGAGCGTGTCGTTCTCGTCGTGGACGACGAGGAGAGCGTCGCCGAGGGGTACGGTCTCTGGCTCTCGGACGGCTACGAGGTCCGCGTCGCCACCGGCGGCGCGGAGGCGCTCGACCTGCTCGACGACGACGTGGACGCCGTGCTCCTCGACCGGCGGATGCCCGGGCTCTCCGGCGACGAGGTGCTCGCCGAGATAGCCGAGCGCGAGGCCGACCCGCGCGTCGCGATGGTGACCGCCGTCGACCCGGACTTCGACATCATCGACATGCCGTTCGACACCTACCTCACGAAGCCGGTCGAGCGCGAGCAGCTGCTCGACACGGTGGACCAACTGCTCGCGCTCGCCGACCACGACGACACGGTCCGCGAGCGGTTCCGCGTCGCGGAGAAGAAGGCGCGGCTCGAACAGCGGAAGGCGCCGGGCGAGCTCGCCGACAGCGACGCCTACGCGGCCCTGGAGTCGCGGCTTGCCGAGCTGGAGAGCGAGACCGAGGAGACCGTCGGCGAGATGGACCACGACACCTTCGCGAAGACCGTCCGCAACCTCTGAACGAGGTACCTTTTGAGAAGTCCTCCCCGCCGGGCTCAGGCCGAGCGGAGCGACAGCGACAGCGCCTCGTCGTCGAACGCGACGCTGCCGCCGCGCCCCTCCGCGACCCACTTCACGATCCACAGCGCGAGGCCGTCGCTGTGGGCGAGCTGTGACGGCTCCGTCTCCCCGGTGATGACCGCGCGCACCTGTTCGGGAACCGCCTCGCCGTCGTCGACGAAGCGTACGTCGACGCGCCGGCGCTCCGGGTCGCGGTCGTGGGCGACCCGGATGCGGTCGGCGCCGCGGTCCGCGGCGTCCTCCATGACGTTCGAGACGGCGTGTCGCAGCCGGCTGTCCGCCTGGACGGGGAGCGTCTCCGGGAGGGCTATCTCGACGGCGACGCCGTGTTCGCGCCCGACCTCGTTCGTCACCTCGCGGACGAGCTTCGCCACGTCCGTGGTTCCGGCGCCGGGCGCCGCCTCCAGTTCGGTCTCGACGATGCGGGCCTTCTCGTCGAGCGCCGCCACGTCGAGCGCGGCCTCGTGGATGGTCTCCGCCGACTCGACGAGGTCCGGGTCGTCGACCTGCGCGGCGATGGTCTCTGCGTGTGCGGAGATGGCGTTCATCTCGTTGCGGAGCGTGTGTCGGAGCACGCGGGTGAGGACCCGCTGGTAGCGCTGACGACGCTGCTCCTCCGAGACGTCGGAGTAGACGGCGAGGACGCGCTCGCCGCCGAAGATGGGGATGGCGCTCATCTCGAAGGTGCGCGGGCCGGTGGCCGTCTCGCGCTCGACGGTCCGCCGGACGAGTTCGCCCTCGCGGAGCCGACGTATCTCGTCGGAGATGTCGGTGTCGTCGGGGGTGACGTAGTCGGCGATGGGCTTGCCGACGACCGTGGGCGCGTCGTAGCCGAACGCGTCCTCGAAGGCCACGTT from Halosegnis marinus carries:
- a CDS encoding DUF447 domain-containing protein, coding for MTGEWPAAWDGVAESVVTTLGPNERWNVAALGLHAPEGGVSVDGAPDDPVTARTWGRTRTWRNFAERGGGYVQFTRDPVDFVEAACSTREEADPVLDSAAAWAEVEATERASGTEGDTEWTDWTLQPLESAVVSESVPVVSRGHAAVVEATVAASRLGVPGYDDGALRERIRFFASVVESAGGARERAAFERFEALVSWRRDG
- a CDS encoding triphosphoribosyl-dephospho-CoA synthase, which encodes MRTHAENAELALLLEVAGTPKPGNVDRARDHEDLRFEHFLAGAVGSAAGLRAAESGAPVGEAFEAAVAGMSDQRGGNTQFGCLLLLVPLVRAAAAGDLSEEGVRAVCDATTTADAAGFYRAFEHVDVAVADPPEGTNALDVRRGADAVPELEARGLTLADVMARSEGDGNAREWREGFPRTFREAERILDDDGPAPDRGARAFLRLLAEREDGFVRTTSGPEAAREARERARACLDGEEDPETLAGEFVERGINPGTTADITCAALYVALERGLAV
- a CDS encoding tRNA-dihydrouridine synthase, producing MFAPRLALASLSGEADAAWARAGSEYAGCAVLGGVSLDGPTREAARALVARDRTEFLPDDPVAFVAAQLDALADADLRAGVNVRTTAVEPLARAARVASERGAILEVNAHCRQAEMCDAGAGETLLRDGDRLCEYVRAASDHADVSVKVRAEVTGVDLPALAGRLEDAGADCLHLDAMDSEAVVADVRDACDLFLVANNGVRDRASVSEYLDYGADAVSVGRPSDDLRVLARVAAALRAEGGVEA
- the cofD gene encoding 2-phospho-L-lactate transferase, translated to MVTFLAGGTGTPKLLHGAAETFPPAETPVVANTGDDVEIAGHLVCPDLDTQLFADAGELDTGTWWGIADDSTATHGALGEFAERAGLADGPRYLPDDAQTAGRDIARWRRFSGVAEFMLIGDRDRAVHLTRTGLIDEGHTLTEATVTLREALGVERPVLPMSDDPVATIVHTPDGPQHFQAWWVAHGGEPAVERVEFRGADTADPTPEVLDALADPVVVGPSNPVTSLGPMLAMDAFRGALDDTPVVAVSPFVGDEVFSGPAGKLMAATGRDPSTRGVADAYGFADAFVLDDEDPTDLHRPVVRTDTTLDTPEDSARVARAVERALGEVA
- a CDS encoding metalloprotease, whose translation is MNLTFAPEEVRDIAAAWLLLSLAFAFFMIRLSGRALLPDPTTVPPVFLATVFGASVATVGVGFLCHELAHKVVAVHYGQVAAFRADYGMLGLAVLGGLAGFIFAAPGAVHHRGYLTPREHGLIALAGPAVNVALAFAFAPLLLFGGLAGSVGQLGVTINGFLAGFNMIPFGPLDGATVRKWDTGAFAVSFAVCAGLGAVAFLFVGFPF
- a CDS encoding TraB/GumN family protein; its protein translation is MSEQASSPAGEVRVVGTAHVSADSVAEVEGVIAAERPDVVAVELDEGRYRQLKGETPDDLDAADLLRGNTVFQFLAYWMLSYVQARLGDQFDITPGADMLAGIETAEELGIDVALVDRDIQTTVQRFWARLSAVEKLKLVGSLALGAGEPGAVAVGLGGAIAAFLAVPVVAFLGPVLVPAVSLPALGLPGVAAGLAESAFGLLLGLIDFLAVAAVGAALLAPPLYLLFALTAPDEEYEELDMSDLTEADVVTAMMEEFRQFSPGGAEALIDERDAFIAHRLVALRESGQRVVAVVGAGHREGIERYLDAPETLPPMESLVGTQSSGFSVYKAFGYLFTLGFFAFFGLLVMATVTGVEGASSDLLLRLFGTWFIVNAVFSAGLAKLAGAHWSSAGVGGAVAWLTSVNPLLAPGWFAGYVELRYLNVNVADIGTLNDIIGDEERPVRDLLADLREVPLFRLIAVVALTNVGSFIGSWFFASVLLPEVFEGYTLNDVLRLMVQGASNSIDIIAGLL
- a CDS encoding response regulator transcription factor; protein product: MTEDSDDPSVLVVDDEPRVAEGYATWLADDYEVRVATDGDEALAEVAGAGVVVLDRRMPGRSGDEVLRALRERDADCRVAMATAVDPERGDAALPFDAYLTKPVERDELRATVERLAALSTYADRFYELTSLRVRRNVLEVETNGADEEVAELNDRIDELESRLAAIERAADIEGRPSV
- a CDS encoding response regulator, producing the protein MSDGERVVLVVDDEESVAEGYGLWLSDGYEVRVATGGAEALDLLDDDVDAVLLDRRMPGLSGDEVLAEIAEREADPRVAMVTAVDPDFDIIDMPFDTYLTKPVEREQLLDTVDQLLALADHDDTVRERFRVAEKKARLEQRKAPGELADSDAYAALESRLAELESETEETVGEMDHDTFAKTVRNL
- a CDS encoding PAS domain S-box protein, yielding MSTERRGGDGDDGNGVSDRFRSLFENIPAAAVEVVWDDGTYDVVEVNVAFEDAFGYDAPTVVGKPIADYVTPDDTDISDEIRRLREGELVRRTVERETATGPRTFEMSAIPIFGGERVLAVYSDVSEEQRRQRYQRVLTRVLRHTLRNEMNAISAHAETIAAQVDDPDLVESAETIHEAALDVAALDEKARIVETELEAAPGAGTTDVAKLVREVTNEVGREHGVAVEIALPETLPVQADSRLRHAVSNVMEDAADRGADRIRVAHDRDPERRRVDVRFVDDGEAVPEQVRAVITGETEPSQLAHSDGLALWIVKWVAEGRGGSVAFDDEALSLSLRSA